A window of Oscillatoria sp. FACHB-1407 genomic DNA:
CTAGTGTTGCGAACACAAAGTTCTGCAATGTAGGGGGTTTGGGGGCTTCGCCCCCAAGAAGGGGTTTCACCCCTTCACCCCTTTCAAAACTTATTTTTTGCTGTACTAGTCTGCTCCCTGCCATGAATTTGATGGCAAAACCCGCTCCTATCCGAAATCGAACTTATTGAATTCCCATGCCTCAGGGCTTTGCCTGTGAATCGGTAGAAAGCTGAACCGTTAGAACCCCTCAATGAGGGTTTTAACGCTGTGCTATAAGCATACTACAAAATACTACAGACATGTCATGTTTAGTTTAAACTTAACCAGCGATAATTTTGTGTTCTACTTTGAATAAATGGGCATCTTTATTGGTGAGGTGTGTAACTTTAGACACCATCAGGTTTTCGCACTAATCTATCCCCTTTCTGGCATTTGAGCTTGTCATGCTGTCAGACCTATTGCCGATTAACGCCAAAGATTGGGAGCAGGTGATTGAATGTCACCCACTCACGCTCTCACCTGAAACATCCCTGATGCAGGCTCTTCAACACTTTCAGCAACAAGGCTCAACCGTGACAGGTGCTTTTGTAGTTACCAATGGGCAACTGATCGGCGTGCTCAATACCCAAATTATCCTGAGGCTTGTTTCCCTGGGCATTGATTTACACCAGATCACAGTAGGGGAAACTATGGTTCAGCCTGCCCTCACCCTGAATCCAGCTGACCTCCAGGATGTCTCAATATTGGCTTATTTGCAAACTCAGGCAGCCGATGGAGTGGCGATTGTCAATGAGCAGATGCACTTTTTAGGCGCGATTTGCCCCGATCGCCTGCAAGCTTACCTGCGCTCAAATGCTGTGAAATGGCAACATCAAGTTGCTCAACTGCAAGCCGAAAATGAGTGTCTGCGACGATTACACCCAACCAATTCAGGCTCACCTTCGGTTAATCCAGCAGAGAATAGTTTCAACGCTGCCCGGCAAATCGTATTAGAAACAATCCCTGACCTGATGATTCGGATGACCGGAGAGGGAGTTTATATCGACTTTTTGCCAGCACGAAATTGCAAAACCATCATGCCCTCGTCCAACATGATCGGCAAGGCAATTTTTGAGGTGTTGCCTCAGACCATGGCAAATGAGCGAATGCATTATGTCAAGCTAGCCTTACAAACGGGTGAAACCCAGATTTATGAGTACGAAATTATCATTGATGGGATTCAGTCATATCAGGAGGTACGTATCACCCCTAGTGGAGCCGATGAAGTGGTGGTGATGGTGCGGGATATTAGCGATCGCAAGCAACGAGAATCCCAACTAGAGCAAACTAAAGTTGACCTCTTTCAGGCAAGGGCTAATTTAGAAGTACAGGTCAAAGAACATTCCACCGCTCTTGAAGTAGCGAATCAACGCTTGCAATATGAAATTGCAGAACGAAAGCGAATTGAGCAAGTGTTGCGAGAAAACCAAATTTACCTCCGCATTATTAATAAAATCGCTGCTTGTCTTACCTCTAGCTCATCGATTGAGCACATCATTGAAACCACGATCGAGCAATTGAGAAAGTACTTCAAAACTCTTCGAGTAGCATACTTTGTTTTAGACGAAGACAATATTATTTCCCTAATTCATCAGGCTCAACCAGCTAATTTTTCCCCTATTACGATAGACACCGACATGTCAGCTGCGACTGAATGGGTTAACGCCCTTCGTCAATTTGAACCTGTCATTGTTGAAGATATTAGTCAAGCTTCTATTCTGGCTTCCCAAAAAGAGTCTCTATTAGCAGAGAAAGTTCAAGCTGTACTGGATATCCCTCTAAAGCACTCCAATACTGAAATCGGAATTTTAAGTTTTGAATCAGCTGAGCCTCGTCGTTGGAGCGAATATGAGATTGCTACGTTGATCGAAATTGCCAACTATCTCTCATTAGTTCTACAAGAGGCAAACACTCAAAAACTGTGTGAATGGATCGAGGCGGCTCTTTTGCAATCGCGGCAAACAAATGCTCTGTTAGCAACCGCTTTAGAAAAAGCAGGTGACGCCATCGAGATCACCAATGCTGACTTGATGATCGAGTATGTCAACCCTGCCTGGGAAAAGATGACAGGCTACAGCCGGACAGAAGCAATTGGCAAAAATCCAGGGACGTTGTTGCAGGGGCATGAACACGATGAAGCGTTAACTCGTCAGATTGAAGCCACGATCGCCACAGGACAGGTATGGCGTGGCAAAGGCACTGCCCATCGTCCTGATGGCACACTGTTTCACCAAGACATCACCATTTCTCCAGTTTTTAATGCCATTGGGCAAATCGAGCATTATGTTGCCGTTAGACGGGATGTGACATTGCGCCAGCAAGCTGAGGAGCAACTGCAAAGTGCAAACGATGAGATGGCGGCGTTGTTTGCCGCGATGACAGATTTAATTCAAGTGTTTGATGACCAGGGGCGTTGCCTCAAAACTCCAACCCAACCCACAAGTTTGTTTGGAAGCGCAAATGATTGCATTGGTAAAACGCTACACGATACATTTTCTCCTGATCTAGCAGATTATTTTTTAGCCTGTATCCACCAATGTCTCAGATCTTGTCAAACCCTTAATGTTGAATATAGTTTGACCTTGGAAAATCACCAAACTCGATGGTTTGATGCCAACATTTCTCCGATCAATGAGAACACAGTGATCTGGGTTTCTAGAGACACCACGGAGCGAAAGCAGGCCGAGGAACAGCTCAAAACATCTCTCCATGAAAAGGAATTACTGCTCAAAGAAGTTCATCATCGTGTGAAGAACAACATGCAGGTTATTTCCAGCATTTTTTCCTTGCAATCACAACATACTACCGATCCAGACACTCTAACGATTTTAGCGGACAGTCAAAATCGTATTCGATCCATGGCATTGATTCATGAAAAGCTATATCAGTCAAACTCTCTCGCCAAGATTGATTTTGCCGATTATGTCCGTAGTCTCATGCAAAACCTCTTTTCCACCCACCGCGATCAAGCAAATAAAGTTCAACTGAATCTCGATATTTCAGATGTGCCCCTCAATATTGATACAGCTATTCCCTGTGGGCTCATTCTTAATGAATTGGTTTCAAACTCTCTTAAACATGCGTTTAAGGAAAAACAATCTGGAGAAATTATGATCACATTCATGAATTCCACCCAGGAACATGTCCATTTAGTTGTCAAAGACAATGGCACAGGGCTACCCAGTAACTTGAATATTTACCAGACAGATTCCTTAGGTTTGCGATTGATCCGTGCTCTGAGTCGCCAATTAAATGGGAAATGGGAACTTTATAATAATGGTGGCACTGTCTTTACAATTGTCTTTCCCAGATTTGTAGAACGCTAATTTCTTTGACCGATGTTTCTATTAGGCTCATCCAATGTATTTCCCCCAAATCAATTAACTCCCACTCTAATTAATTTGGATTTAGCGATTTTTTTGTATTATGTTAGCCACTAAAATCCTGATTGTTGAAGATGAGGCAATCGTTGCCGAAGACATTGCAAGTTGCCTGGAAAAGATGGGGTACATCATTGTTGATGTTGTGGCATCTAGTAATGCAGCGATCGCAGCCGCCGTGAAATATTCTCCTGATTTGGTGTTGATGGACATCATGTTGCAGGGTGAAATCGATGGCATTGAAACAAGCCAATCCATCTGCTCAAAGCTTAATATTCCTGTGGTCTATCTCACGGCTAATGCGGATGAAAGCACGTTAGAAAGAGCCAAGGAAACGGGACCCTTTGGATACATTATCAAGCCTTTCAAAGACCGAGAATTGCGGGCAGCGATCGAAATTGCACTCTCTCGACATCAAACTGAAATCGAAACCCAGAAGGCATTAGCTGCCGCTGAAGCCTTGCGTCAAAAAGCTGAAGAAACCAGCGAACTGAAAAGCCTTTATCTCTCGATCGCGTCTCACGAGTTTCGCACACCACTTTCCATCATCCGGATGGCAACCGAATTGTTGCAAAACTACAGTAATCAGATGCCAGAGTGCAAACGACAACAAAATCTGCAACGCATTCAGACAGCAACCGATAGCATGAACCTTTTGCTAGAAGATGTATTGATGTTAGGGCAAGTCGAATCTGGCACTCTGGAAATTCACTTGGTGCCCGTAGAGTTGGTGAGTTTCTGTCAGGAAATGATCGAAATGTTGCAACTCAGCGCAGGCGAAAAGCATTGCTTAGAATTTAGATGTAATAAAGCAGCTATTCAGGCAATGATCGATGAAAAATTGGTGTGGTATTTGTTGAATAATTTGTTAGTGAATGCTATCAAATACTCTCCTGAAGGAGGCAGTGTGCTGTTGACACTTCACCTGCAAGATGATCAGCTTTGTTTGCAGGTGCAAGATCAGGGCATTGGCATTCCTTTAGAACATCAAACCCAATTGTTTGAGCCTTTTAAGCGGGCAAGAAACGTTGGTAACATTCCGGGAACGGGGTTAGGGTTGGCGATCGCTAAACGATCGGTCGATCTTCATCAGGGGCAAATCAGCTTTGTCAGCAGCCCTGGAGAAGGGACAACCTTCACCGTTCAACTCCCCTTTTATCCGACTCCTACAGGCACCGTTCTATCGTAGCCGCGACAGACTGAGCCAGAGCGTTGAAGTGGTATCCCCCTTCTAAACCAAACACAATGCGACGGGTTACACTCAGACAATAATCGGTTAAAACTCCATAGTCTTGCGGTTGCAAACAAATCCCTGCGAGTGGGTCATCATTATTTGCATCATATCCTGCGCTAACAATCAGCACATCGGGCTGAAATCGCTTCAACGTCGGCACAATCTTGTCTTCAAAGATGGGACGATACTCCTTTAGAGTGCTGCCTGATGACATGGGAACGTTGATGACGTTATTGTGTGCCCCCTGTTCGTCAGTAGCTCCCGTTCCTGGATATTGGGGAAATTCATGTAACGAACAAAACAGGATACTGGGGTTGGTTTCAACGATCGCCTGCGTACCGTTACCGTGATGGACATCCCAATCCAAAATTGCCACCCGCTCCACTCCAGGTTGCCGTAGAGCATAGAGAGCCGCGATCGCCGCATTGGCAAAGATACAAAATCCCATGCCCAACTCTGGCAGAGCATGGTGACCGGGAGGGCGAGCGATCACAAAGGTGGGGGCGTTGGCTTCTAGAACGCGATCGACTCCATCCAACCAAGCACTCACCGCCAGTAACGCAACATCGTAACTACGGGGTGATACGGGAGTATCGGGGTCAATGTGCCCACCCCCGCGATGAGCTAATGCTTTGACGGCTGCCACATAACGAGGGGGATGCACCGCATACAGAGCATCGGTGAGGCGAGTTCCCTGAGCATCAACGGCTGTGGGCAATCGCCACTCTAGTTGGTCTGCCCAGGATACCGACCTTAAAGCGGTTGTAATTGCCTGTAATCTGCCTGAGTTTTCGGGATGATAGTAACCCGTGTCGTGTTGCAAAAATTCGTCACTATAGACGATAGAAACCATAGAGATTGTCATAGGAAGGCTTTTTCCCATCCTAAACCCAACCTCATGCTTTCTCTTCATCTGCTATTAACCAAATTGGGCAGGTTCTATGGCAATCTGGACAATAGGACAAAATATTGTTAGCTATCGCTGTACTTGATTAGCTATCGCTGTACTTCTTCATCCGCAGCATCTTTACGCACCGCATATGCAAACTCTGCCAAACCCCGTTGTCTCTACTCCATCGCTTCAGTTTTCAACCGATATGGCGATTCCCCGTCGCAAGACTCGCCCTGTCCCCGTTGGTGACATTTTCATCGGTGGAGATTATCCCGTCGCCGTCCAGTCGATGATCAACGAAGACACGCTAGACATCGATGGCTCTGTTGCTGCGATTCGACGGTTGCATGAGATTGGTTGTGAGATTGTTCGGGTGACGGTGCCCAGTATGGCTCACGCCAAAGCCATGCAGGAGATTCGGCAAAAGTTGTATCAATCCTACAAGCCTGTGCCGTTGGTGGCAGATGTGCATCACAACGGCATGAAGATTGCTCTGGAAGTTGCAAATTATGTTGATAACGTGCGGATTAACCCAGGATTATACGTGTTTGAGAAACCCAAGGGCGATCGCACAGAATACACCCAAAGCGAATTTGACGAGATTGGCGACAAGATTCGAGAAACACTAGAACCACTGGTTGTCTCCCTGCGGGAACAAGGCAAATCCATGCGGATCGGGGTAAACCATGGTTCCCTGGCAGAACGAATGCTGTTTACTTACGGCGACACGCCCGAAGGCATGGTGGAGTCCGCTCTGGAGTTTATTCGCATCTGCGAATCCCTCGATTTTTACAACATCGAGATTTCTCTTAAAGCCTCTAGAGTCCCCGTGATGATTGCGGCAAATCGTCTCATGGTGCGTCGCATGGATGAATTGGGTATGGACTATCCTCTGCATCTCGGTGTCACCGAAGCTGGAGACGGTGAATATGGGAGAATCAAGTCCACTGCGGGAATTGGCACCCTCTTAGCCGAAGGAATTGGGGACACGATTCGCGTTTCACTCACCGAAGCCCCCGAAAAAGAAATCCCAGTTTGCTACAGTATTCTGCAAGCTCTGGGCTTACGGCGGACAATGGTAGAGTATGTTGCCTGTCCTTCCTGCGGACGCACCCTGTTTAACCTGGAAGAAGTGCTACACAAAGTTCGGGAAGCCACAAAACATCTCACCGGACTCAACATTGCGGTGATGGGTTGCATTGTCAACGGACCCGGTGAAATGGCGGATGCTGACTATGGATATGTCGGCAAACAAGCTGGATATATCTCACTCTACCGAGGACGAGAAGAAATCAAGAAAGTCCCCGAAGATCAGGGCGTGAGCGAGCTTATTAATCTAATTAAAGCCGACGGTCGTTGGGTTGACCCACAACCAGCCAGCCATTAATCAAGCTATAATCAGCTTTTCTCTAGCTAATCTTTAAACAGTCCGATCACTCCAATGATCACCTTTTAGAGAAGTCTATGCTAGATTGAGCGTACTAACTTTACCCTTGTCTCCTCTCCCTTCATGCAAATTATGGCTATTTCAAAACGCGGCTTCGTTTTGGGCGCAACTGCGGTAGCTGTCACCGCTGTCACCGTCACTGGAGCAGGAATGCATTTGTCGCAAGGGCAGGCATTTTTTCAGGAGAGCCCCAAGGAGTTAGTGGATGAAGTTTGGCAACTGGTGAATCGCAACTATGTCGATGCCACTTTTAATCAGACTGATTGGCAATCGGTCAGACGTGAATATTTAGGACGGTCGTACAGTAACCGAGAAGAAGCTTACACCGCTATTCGGGAAATGCTGGAGCGGTTGGAAGACCCTTACACCCGCTTTATGGACCCAGAAGAGTTCCGTAGTATGCAGGTGGAGACGTCGGGAGAGCTAACTGGGGTTGGTATCCAGCTTTCTCAGGATGAAGAAACTAAGGAACTCGTAGTTGTTTCACCAATTGAGGACTCTCCAGCGTTCGCAGCGGGTATCACTGCCAGAGATGTGATCGTCAAAATCGATGGTCAGAGCACTGATGGAATGGATGTTAACCAGGCTGTATCTCTGATTCGAGGTCCCGCTGGAACAGAGGTGACCTTGACCATCAAGCGGGGCGAAGAGGAATTAGAGTTTCGTTTACAGCGTGCCCGCATTGAACTCCATCCAGTTCGCTATTCGATGCAAAATAGCGACATCGGCAAGATCGGCTACATTCGTCTGACTCAATTTAGTGCAAACGCGGCAGACGAGATGAAGGCAGCGATCGAAGACTTGGAAGCTCAAGGCGCAACAGGTTACGTCTTAGATTTGCGAGCTAACCCCGGTGGCTTGCTCTATTCCAGCATTGATATCGCTCGGATGTGGTTGGATGAGGGCACGATTGTTTCAACGGTCGATCGCCAAGGTGTGTCCGATCGCCAGGCTGCCAATGGTACGGCTCTCACGAATAAACCGCTGGTTGTCCTAGTAGATGTCGGCTCTGCCAGTGCTAGTGAGATTTTGTCGGGAGCGTTGCAGGATAACGATCGAGCCACATTAGTGGGAACTCAAACCTTTGGCAAAGGCTTGGTGCAATCGGTGCGAGGTCTGGGAGATGGTTCTGGACTGGCGGTTACGGTCGCTAAGTATCTAACTCCGAGTGGGCGAGATATCAACCATGCTGGCATTGCTCCAGACGTAGTTGTAGAACTCAGCGACGAAGAACGGCAAGCCCTTTTCCGCGATCGCGACGCCATTGGCACTTCTGATGACTTGCAATATTCCAGAGCACTGGAAGTATTGCAGCAAGAGGTCGCTGAATGGCAGCAACAGCAACAGCGTGCGCAGACAACTCCTTAGTCAGTGGTCAATGGTTAATAGTCAATGGTCAGTGGTCAACGGTCAGTGATTAGTGGTCAAGGGTCAATGGCTAATAGTCAGTGGTTAAGGGTCAAGGGTCAATGGGTAGCAGTTGATAGTTAGCCATCAACCAATGACATTATCGATTGACCACCAACGGGAATTCTCGCTCAACTTGCCAGTGATGCCCAGTGTGGATGAGGAGGGTGATGCGATCGCTTACCCATTCAAATTCTACGGAGCGCGATCGCAGTTCTTCCCATGCCTGTTTGAAGGTCTGTCGGGTAACATTGCGTGAGGCAACGGTGAGATGAGGCGAGAAAGGTCGTTGCTTTGATTTAGGATCAACAATGCCTAACTGCGTTTCTAGCGTTGCCATCAAAGCGGCTTGCAAGTGCAATAAGCTTGGTGTCTTGAGAACGTTGATGTAGAGCACTCGTGGCGGAAAGGAGCCAAAGCCTGACAACTGTACAGGTACAACACGTTGTTGTGTGACAAAATCACTCAAACACGCTTCCAGGGTATGTTGTTGCAGCGTATCCCATTCAAACGGAGGTTGCAGCGTAACGTGGGGCGGGGCTTTTGAAACCCCGGTGCGATAGCGATCGCCCAATGACTGGATGACATCGCTAGCATAGTCTTGAATCGGTTGCGGGGGAACCAGCGCAATAAAGAATCGAACGTGGGGCATGACTACAAAACTCAACAGTCGTTCAACAGGAGATAATTCACGCTATCCTTAAAATCCGATAGCAGAGCACGGTTGAAATGCCTTGGTTTGTCAAAATTGAAAAGGGAATCGTTGATAAATCTACCTTTGATCAGTCTGTACCCGCTCATAAAGCATTTGTCAAAGACTTGATTACCAAAGGACATCAGGCAAGGACAGGATATTGGGCTGAGCGGGGCGGAGGGATGTTGCTCTTTCAAGCAGCGTCTCTGGACGAGGCAAAGGCGATCGTGGCACAAGACCCACTCATTCAAAACGGTTGCGTCACCTATGAACTGCATGAGTGGTGCATCGTGCTTGAGTAAAAAATGGTCGAGTCAAAATTTTTGTTGAGCTTGAGTTTTTGAGGATGAGCGATAGCAACGACGGTTACAAAATTGTCAGTGATAATCGACAAGCCCGGTTTCTCTACGAAATTCTAGAAACCTATGAGGCGGGGGTCGAGTTGTTAGGCACTGAGGTCAAATCCATTCGACAGGGCAAGGTCAATCTGCGCGATGGCTATGGGTTGATCCGTAATCATCAGGTGTGGTTGTACAACGTGCATGTGTCTCCCCACGACACGACGAATCGTGTCTATAACCACGAACCGACCCGCACCCGCCGATTATTACTCCACAAAGAAGAGATCCGCAAGCTGATTGGAAAAGTCGAGCAAAAAGGGCTCACGCTCGTACCCCTCAAACTCTATCTCAAACGGGGTTGGGTCAAGGTGACGCTGGGACTGGTGCGCGGTAAGAAGTTGCACGACAAGCGGGAAGATCTGAAGCGCAAGCAAGAGAAGCGCGACATTCAACGAGCCATTAAATCGCGATGATATAGCTTTAGTCAGAAAGCTTAAGGCAATGGCAATAGCTCAAACTCTGATGCTGGGAAAGCTTTCTGACTCGTCTTCGCCCCATTGAATGTAGCTACGGCTATACAAGTGAGGGTAAAGCTTTCGGCAATCGATTTTGTGGCTCAATTACCACTGCTTGACCGAATGCTTCACCCTAACAGAATCGTTATTAAACCGAGGTTGGAGCAGGTACAGACTTCTCTAGTATCAACTTCGATCGCTTGACTGCCTCTGGCACTGCGATCGGATAGTCGCCTGTAAAGCAAGCAGAGCAGAAGCTTTGAGGGTCTTCGCCTGTCGCCTTTAACATGCCATCCCAACTGAGGTATGCCAGCGAGTCAACGCCGATTTGCGCCTCAATCTCCTGAACCGTTTTAGTGGCTGCAATTAATTGATCCTGGCTGTCGGTATCAATCCCGTAAAAACAGGGGTGAGTCACCGGAGGAGAGGAAATCCGCATGTGAACCTCGATCGCCCCCGCTTCCCGTAGAGCCTTGACAATTTTACGGCTCGTCGTGCCTCGCACCAGGGAATCATCCACAATCAGCACTCGCTTCCCAGTCAGCACATCTTTAAGTGGGTTGAGTTTCATGCGAATGCCCGACTCTCGCATACTCTGAGTCGGCTGAATGAAGGTGCGCCCGACGTAGCGGTTTTTGATCAGCCCTTCAGCGTAGGGAATTTTGGACTGTTGGGAAAACCCGATCGCCGCTGGAATACCGGAATCTGGAACACCGAGGATCAAATCGACATCTGCGGGAGACTCTAATGCCAGTTGTCGCCCAATCCGCATCCGGTAGCTGTAGAGGCTTTCCTCATTCATAACGCTATCGGGACGAGCAAAGTAGATCATTTCAAAGATGCAGAGTTTGCGTTTAACCTGGGGTGCCCAGCGGAAGGATGACAGCCCTGCTTCGGTAATCCAAACCAGTTCTCCTGGCTCCACATCGCGGAGATAATTTGCTCCAATGATATCCAACCCACAGGTTTCAGAGGCGATTACGTAACGTGTGGGAGCGGTGGAATCATCATCGCCGAGGGTGCCAATCACCAGAGGACGAATGCCGTTGGGATCCCGAGTCGCAATCAAGCCATCTGGAGTGCCGATCGCCAAACTAAAAGCTCCCTGGCAGCGGCGAAAGGCACGGGTTGCGCCTTCGAGCCAGTCATTACCTGCATTCACCTCCTGGGCGATCGCCAGCGCAATCATTTCAGAATCCGTTGTCGTTAAGAAAGGAGCATTGGATTGAATCAGTTCCTCCCGCAGCACAGTGGTGTTCACCAGGTTGCCATTGTGCGCCAGAGCCAGGGCACCCAGACGAGTATCTACAACCGCAGGTTGAGCATTCACCACACGGCTAGAACCCGTCGTGGAATAGCGGGTATGCCCCACGGCTAAGCTACCCACTAACTCACTGAGAACATCCTCATTAAAGACTTGGGACACCAGACCCATATCTTTATGGACATGGACAGCACCATGATCAAAGGTCGCAATGCCAGCGGATTCTTGTCCTCGGTGTTGTAGAGCAAAAAGACCAAAGTAGGTCAGCTTGGCTACATCTTCTCCTGGAGCATAAATGCCAAACACGCCACAGGCTTCTTCTGGTTTATCAGAAGGGTTTAATGTGGGTTGGGATTCGTCAAGGTCAGCAGAATGCGCGTTGGGAAATCGGTGATCTGCGGAATTTGGCATCATGGGAGAATTTAGCTCCTGGTGTGGTAATAGACAATGGATAGGAATTTGGGGGCTGTCAATAGGTGAACCAACTGGGGGAACCAAACCGAAAGTCAGAAGGGTTTCTTAATGTCACTTAACCCTTCTTTAATACATTACTTCACAGTATGGCAGGCTTCAGAAACAACGGAACCCTAATTTGTAACATTCACAGGCAAACCGGCAAAGAAAGTGGGAAAGGAGATTAAAAGAGGGGTCGAGGGATAACAAAGGGCAGGGATGACGAGGAAACGGAGGTCAAGAAATGAAGTTGTCTCAAAGCTGAATCTTGAGGCGGGAAACTGAGAGGCTCTACCTCTAAAACTGATAAGAGGCAGAAGAAGAGACAGAGCCTTTGAGATGGGGGTTTAAGACTCAGCTTGAAATCGAGAACAGTCAAACCTAACAGTGTATTTAGTTTTAGGAAGATTAGTCTGCTGTCATGCGTCGCTCAATGGCATTGAGCCAGCGATCGCCCATTGCCTCTATGCTAACGTCAACTACCTGGAGTCGGTCTACCGTCAAGAGGGTGAGGGAGGTATTAGATTCACTGACGTGACCTATCCGTTGCCAGTGATCTCCGAGGTGCTCCTGTAAATAGGATTCCCAAGTTTCACGCTGTTGCTCAGCGACAGACACTACAATGCGGGCACCGCCCTCGGCAAACAGCAGATGATCCCAGCGCACAGCCACTGAGGTGCTATCAACGGGTAACTCAATTGTGGCTCCGCGTTGCCCGCTAATACAGCATTCTGCCAGGGCGATCGCCAATCCTCCTTCGGCGCAATCGTGAGCCGATCGCACCCATCCCTGACGAATGCCGTCTCGACAAGCCGCTTGTACTTTTCGTTCTAGGTCAAAGTCAATGGCAGGAGGCAGCCCTGCAATAGTGTTGTGAATCACGGCGAGGTATTCCGATGCACCCAGTGTTACCTGTTCAGATGATGTCTCTACCCTTGCGCCTAAGAGATAGATCGAGTCTCCGGGCGATCGCCATCCCTGTCCACACGTTTGCGTTAAATCAGGTACTAATCCTACCATTCCTACCACAGGCGTGGGGTAGATGGGCTGCGGATTCCCGGTGGCATCCACCGTCTCGTTGTAGAGCGAGACATTGCCCCCAGTAACAGGCGTACTGAACTCCCGACAAGCCTCGGCTAACCCGCGACAGGCTTCTGCCAATTGCCAATAGCCAACGGGCTTTTCAGGACTACCGAAGTTGAGGTTATCGGTGACAGCCAGTGGATCAGCCCCCACACAACTGAGGTTGCGAGCGGCTTCAGCAACGGCTGCCTTTGCGCCTTCATAGGGATTTAAGTACACATACCGTCCGTTGCAATCGACCGTTGCTGCCACTCCCGATGTTATGGCTGACGGAGTTACCCCAGCAATCGGCTCCTGGGGGCGCAGACGAACGATCGCCGCATCGGCTCCACCCGGCAGAATCACCGTGTTGTTTTGTACCTGGTGGTCATATTGACGATAGACCCAGCGTTTTGAGGCGATCGTTGGGGTATCGAGCAAGGTCAGCAAAACATCGTTCCAGGTCTGCATCCGTCCCTGAATCTCAATTCCCTCGACCGTGCAACCGGGCAAGCTTGCAGCCGACCAACTCCAGGCTTGACGTGCATAGGCAGGCGGTTCCGCCAACAACTCACGGTGATAAATCGGGGTATTGTCTGCCAGAGCGGTTGCGGGAATCTCCGCCGCGACTTTCCCCTGGAAGAAGATCCGCACAATCGGCTCCTTGATCACCGTTCCAGCAACCACGGCGTGCAACCCCCACCGCTCAAAAATGTCAATCAGTTCTTGCTCCCGTCCCTTGTGAGCCACAAATAACATCCGTTCCTGGGACTCCGACAACAGGTATTCATAGGGCACCATCCCCGTTTCGCGCACCGGAATCAAATCCAGATCTAGCTCAATGCCCACACCCCCCTTGGCTGCCATCTCGGATGTGGAACAGGTAATGCCTGCGGCTCCCATATCCTGAG
This region includes:
- the ctpC gene encoding carboxyl-terminal processing protease CtpC produces the protein MAISKRGFVLGATAVAVTAVTVTGAGMHLSQGQAFFQESPKELVDEVWQLVNRNYVDATFNQTDWQSVRREYLGRSYSNREEAYTAIREMLERLEDPYTRFMDPEEFRSMQVETSGELTGVGIQLSQDEETKELVVVSPIEDSPAFAAGITARDVIVKIDGQSTDGMDVNQAVSLIRGPAGTEVTLTIKRGEEELEFRLQRARIELHPVRYSMQNSDIGKIGYIRLTQFSANAADEMKAAIEDLEAQGATGYVLDLRANPGGLLYSSIDIARMWLDEGTIVSTVDRQGVSDRQAANGTALTNKPLVVLVDVGSASASEILSGALQDNDRATLVGTQTFGKGLVQSVRGLGDGSGLAVTVAKYLTPSGRDINHAGIAPDVVVELSDEERQALFRDRDAIGTSDDLQYSRALEVLQQEVAEWQQQQQRAQTTP
- a CDS encoding 2'-5' RNA ligase family protein; its protein translation is MPHVRFFIALVPPQPIQDYASDVIQSLGDRYRTGVSKAPPHVTLQPPFEWDTLQQHTLEACLSDFVTQQRVVPVQLSGFGSFPPRVLYINVLKTPSLLHLQAALMATLETQLGIVDPKSKQRPFSPHLTVASRNVTRQTFKQAWEELRSRSVEFEWVSDRITLLIHTGHHWQVEREFPLVVNR
- a CDS encoding YciI family protein, which produces MPWFVKIEKGIVDKSTFDQSVPAHKAFVKDLITKGHQARTGYWAERGGGMLLFQAASLDEAKAIVAQDPLIQNGCVTYELHEWCIVLE
- the smpB gene encoding SsrA-binding protein SmpB; protein product: MSDSNDGYKIVSDNRQARFLYEILETYEAGVELLGTEVKSIRQGKVNLRDGYGLIRNHQVWLYNVHVSPHDTTNRVYNHEPTRTRRLLLHKEEIRKLIGKVEQKGLTLVPLKLYLKRGWVKVTLGLVRGKKLHDKREDLKRKQEKRDIQRAIKSR
- the purF gene encoding amidophosphoribosyltransferase, whose translation is MMPNSADHRFPNAHSADLDESQPTLNPSDKPEEACGVFGIYAPGEDVAKLTYFGLFALQHRGQESAGIATFDHGAVHVHKDMGLVSQVFNEDVLSELVGSLAVGHTRYSTTGSSRVVNAQPAVVDTRLGALALAHNGNLVNTTVLREELIQSNAPFLTTTDSEMIALAIAQEVNAGNDWLEGATRAFRRCQGAFSLAIGTPDGLIATRDPNGIRPLVIGTLGDDDSTAPTRYVIASETCGLDIIGANYLRDVEPGELVWITEAGLSSFRWAPQVKRKLCIFEMIYFARPDSVMNEESLYSYRMRIGRQLALESPADVDLILGVPDSGIPAAIGFSQQSKIPYAEGLIKNRYVGRTFIQPTQSMRESGIRMKLNPLKDVLTGKRVLIVDDSLVRGTTSRKIVKALREAGAIEVHMRISSPPVTHPCFYGIDTDSQDQLIAATKTVQEIEAQIGVDSLAYLSWDGMLKATGEDPQSFCSACFTGDYPIAVPEAVKRSKLILEKSVPAPTSV
- the purL gene encoding phosphoribosylformylglycinamidine synthase subunit PurL, coding for MSAVSSAPFSPDEIAAEGLKPDEYEEIVRRLDRHPNKAELGMFGVMWSEHCCYKNSRPLLRQFPTTGDRILVGPGENAGVVDVGNGLRLAFKIESHNHPSAVEPFQGAATGVGGILRDIFTMGARPIAVLDSLRFGSLDDARTRRLFSGVVSGISHYGNSVGVPTVGGEVYFDPAYAGNPLVNAMALGLMETPEIVKSGASGIGNPVLYVGSTTGRDGMGGASFASAELTDESEADRPAVQVGDPFLEKSLIEACLEAFKTGAVVAAQDMGAAGITCSTSEMAAKGGVGIELDLDLIPVRETGMVPYEYLLSESQERMLFVAHKGREQELIDIFERWGLHAVVAGTVIKEPIVRIFFQGKVAAEIPATALADNTPIYHRELLAEPPAYARQAWSWSAASLPGCTVEGIEIQGRMQTWNDVLLTLLDTPTIASKRWVYRQYDHQVQNNTVILPGGADAAIVRLRPQEPIAGVTPSAITSGVAATVDCNGRYVYLNPYEGAKAAVAEAARNLSCVGADPLAVTDNLNFGSPEKPVGYWQLAEACRGLAEACREFSTPVTGGNVSLYNETVDATGNPQPIYPTPVVGMVGLVPDLTQTCGQGWRSPGDSIYLLGARVETSSEQVTLGASEYLAVIHNTIAGLPPAIDFDLERKVQAACRDGIRQGWVRSAHDCAEGGLAIALAECCISGQRGATIELPVDSTSVAVRWDHLLFAEGGARIVVSVAEQQRETWESYLQEHLGDHWQRIGHVSESNTSLTLLTVDRLQVVDVSIEAMGDRWLNAIERRMTAD